Proteins found in one Pontibacter sp. SGAir0037 genomic segment:
- a CDS encoding erythromycin esterase family protein: MKNKPFRYHTLTKEQDLDILVEEIGDARIVMLGEASHGTSEYYTWRTAISKRLIQDKGFCCIAVEGDWPECYSVNRFIKGYQNSGSKIADVLQVYRRWPTWMWANWEVAALVEWLRDYNHLKNGAEKAGFYGLDVYSLWESLDQIVRFLEQRDGNAAEAARNAINCFEPFNRDPQYYAQATAFVPTDCEKEVMEMLQRIQKQPAFSSDAEHDFNTKQNALVAANAEKYYRAMMKGGVGSWNVRDAHMMETLDRLLELHGPDSKIIVWEHNTHIGDARATDMADDGMYNIGQLAREKYGHEQVKLIGFGTYQGTVIAGKSWGAPMQKMEVPPAREGSWEALLHEISTDDKIIFSKDLAEVAELQKRIGHRAIGVVYDPKLEAYGNYVPTIIPERYDAFIYFEDTEAVHPLHFTNRGSREPELYPWNY, encoded by the coding sequence ATGAAAAATAAACCTTTCAGATACCATACCCTGACCAAAGAGCAGGACCTGGATATTTTAGTAGAAGAAATAGGGGATGCGCGTATTGTCATGTTAGGAGAAGCCTCACACGGAACTTCTGAATATTATACCTGGCGTACAGCTATCTCGAAGCGGCTTATACAGGATAAGGGCTTTTGTTGTATAGCTGTGGAAGGCGATTGGCCCGAGTGCTATAGCGTGAACAGGTTTATAAAAGGGTATCAGAACTCCGGTAGTAAAATTGCCGATGTACTGCAGGTGTACAGGCGCTGGCCTACCTGGATGTGGGCGAACTGGGAAGTAGCTGCTTTGGTAGAATGGCTTCGGGATTATAATCACCTGAAAAACGGAGCCGAGAAGGCCGGCTTCTACGGGCTGGATGTGTATAGTTTATGGGAGTCGCTGGATCAGATTGTGCGGTTTCTGGAGCAGCGGGATGGCAATGCGGCAGAGGCTGCCCGGAATGCGATTAACTGTTTTGAGCCTTTTAACCGTGACCCTCAGTATTATGCGCAGGCCACGGCTTTTGTGCCTACCGATTGCGAGAAAGAAGTAATGGAGATGTTGCAGCGTATCCAGAAGCAACCTGCCTTTTCCAGCGATGCCGAACATGATTTTAATACCAAACAGAATGCCCTCGTAGCCGCAAATGCCGAAAAGTATTACCGTGCCATGATGAAAGGAGGAGTCGGTTCCTGGAATGTGCGGGATGCGCATATGATGGAGACGCTGGATCGCCTCCTGGAGCTACACGGGCCTGACTCAAAGATTATCGTTTGGGAACACAATACCCACATTGGCGATGCCCGCGCAACTGACATGGCAGATGATGGCATGTATAATATCGGGCAGCTGGCCCGGGAGAAGTACGGCCATGAGCAGGTGAAGCTGATTGGCTTTGGCACCTACCAGGGAACAGTGATTGCAGGCAAATCATGGGGGGCGCCTATGCAGAAAATGGAAGTGCCGCCTGCCAGAGAAGGTAGCTGGGAGGCACTGTTGCATGAGATCAGCACCGACGATAAGATTATCTTCTCAAAAGACCTGGCTGAAGTGGCGGAGCTGCAAAAAAGAATCGGCCATAGAGCTATAGGCGTAGTCTACGATCCTAAATTGGAAGCTTACGGCAACTATGTGCCTACCATTATACCGGAGCGTTACGACGCCTTTATCTACTTCGAGGATACAGAAGCTGTACACCCTCTGCACTTCACCAACAGAGGCAGCAGAGAACCGGAGTTATACCCGTGGAATTATTAG
- a CDS encoding calcium/sodium antiporter, giving the protein MLTYILLIAGFILLIKGADILVAGASSIAKRYNISDMVVGLTIVSFGTSLPELIINIMSSLQGQSELAIGNVFGSNVANLLLIIGFTAILAPIPIKRNTVITEIPFSLIATLLVGFLANVVILGNETQLYISRLDGFILLFFFIMFMAYIYNVAKTNNDPAHEEDEKPAIMPLPKSVLYLAAGGAGLFLGGQWVVDSAVEIAQSYGLSESFIGLTVVAIGTSLPELVTSAMAALRKNTDIAVGNVIGSNIFNLLWILGLSATIHPLPFNVVSNSDIIMMIVASTLLIIVLPIGKRNTIDRWNGILFMLIYIGYIVFLIQRG; this is encoded by the coding sequence ATGCTAACCTACATTCTCTTAATTGCAGGATTTATTCTTCTGATCAAAGGTGCTGATATTCTCGTAGCAGGAGCTTCCTCCATTGCCAAGAGGTATAATATCTCGGATATGGTAGTTGGTCTTACGATCGTATCTTTTGGCACTTCCCTGCCTGAACTGATCATCAACATCATGTCCAGCTTGCAGGGGCAGTCAGAGTTAGCAATAGGTAACGTGTTTGGGAGTAATGTAGCTAACCTGCTTCTCATTATCGGGTTTACAGCCATTCTGGCACCAATTCCAATCAAAAGAAACACTGTTATAACCGAAATTCCTTTTTCCCTGATTGCAACGCTACTGGTTGGCTTTTTAGCGAACGTCGTCATCTTAGGAAATGAAACCCAGTTATACATCAGCCGGTTAGACGGCTTTATCCTGCTGTTTTTCTTTATTATGTTTATGGCCTACATCTATAATGTGGCTAAAACAAACAACGATCCGGCTCACGAAGAAGATGAAAAACCCGCTATTATGCCGCTTCCAAAGTCCGTGTTATACCTGGCGGCAGGTGGAGCCGGTTTGTTTCTGGGTGGCCAATGGGTAGTAGACAGTGCCGTGGAAATTGCTCAGTCTTATGGTTTAAGCGAGTCTTTTATTGGCTTAACGGTTGTAGCCATTGGCACATCGTTGCCCGAGCTGGTCACCTCGGCTATGGCCGCTCTTCGCAAGAACACCGATATAGCGGTAGGTAATGTAATTGGTTCCAACATATTTAACCTGCTCTGGATTCTGGGCTTAAGTGCCACCATACATCCCCTTCCTTTCAATGTGGTAAGTAACTCCGATATCATTATGATGATCGTAGCCAGTACGCTTCTCATTATTGTACTTCCCATCGGAAAAAGAAACACCATCGATCGCTGGAATGGCATACTCTTTATGCTGATCTACATCGGCTACATTGTTTTCCTGATACAACGAGGTTAG
- a CDS encoding YebC/PmpR family DNA-binding transcriptional regulator: MGRAFEFRKARKFKRWDKMSKAFTRLGKEIAIAVKEGGPNPESNARLRTAIQNAKGVNMPKDKVESAIKRASSKEEKDYEEIVYEGYGPYGIAILVETATDNINRTVANMRVYFSRGGGALGKTGSLDFLFTRKGIFKIAPEGTDIEELELELIDFGAEDIYEHEGEIIIETAFTDFGTMQKALEEKGLNVISAELQRIPNTRTELTDEQAEEIENLIERFEEDDDVQAVYHNMQ; encoded by the coding sequence ATGGGACGAGCATTTGAATTTAGAAAAGCCCGTAAATTTAAGCGTTGGGATAAAATGTCGAAAGCTTTTACGCGCTTGGGCAAAGAGATTGCGATAGCGGTTAAAGAAGGCGGACCTAATCCTGAATCGAACGCCCGCTTACGTACGGCGATCCAGAACGCCAAAGGCGTAAACATGCCGAAAGATAAAGTGGAATCAGCTATTAAACGAGCCTCCTCTAAAGAAGAAAAAGACTACGAAGAGATCGTGTACGAAGGATACGGCCCTTATGGCATAGCTATCCTGGTAGAAACGGCAACAGATAATATTAACCGTACTGTAGCCAACATGCGTGTCTATTTTTCGCGTGGAGGCGGTGCTCTTGGAAAAACAGGTTCTCTGGATTTCCTTTTTACCCGTAAAGGCATTTTTAAAATTGCTCCGGAAGGCACCGATATCGAAGAACTGGAACTGGAGCTGATCGATTTCGGAGCTGAAGATATTTACGAACACGAAGGAGAGATTATCATTGAGACCGCCTTTACTGATTTTGGTACGATGCAGAAGGCGCTGGAGGAAAAAGGCCTGAATGTGATCAGTGCCGAACTGCAGCGAATCCCGAATACCCGCACAGAACTGACGGATGAACAGGCAGAGGAGATTGAAAACCTGATTGAACGGTTCGAAGAAGACGACGACGTTCAGGCGGTGTACCACAATATGCAGTAA
- a CDS encoding ABC transporter ATP-binding protein — MRINLSNLGKRYNYEWIFRNLTYTFESGTSYAVLGHNGSGKSTLLTIIAGYNLHSEGQIHYTLADTAIAPEKAYQHLSLTAPYLELVEELSLQEMIGFHTRFKPLRKNLSTQNLIERLGLQKSKHKFVKDFSSGMKQRLKLGLAIYSDTPLLLLDEPTTNLDQEGIAWYQEHIFLNRENRLIVVGSNIEHEYGFCDQQLHITDFHPLARR; from the coding sequence ATGCGGATTAACCTATCCAATTTAGGTAAACGCTATAACTACGAGTGGATTTTCCGAAACCTGACCTATACCTTTGAGTCAGGCACTTCTTATGCTGTACTAGGCCATAACGGTTCCGGAAAATCTACTTTACTTACCATTATTGCCGGCTATAATTTACATAGCGAGGGGCAAATCCACTATACGTTAGCTGATACAGCTATAGCCCCGGAAAAGGCATATCAGCACCTGTCGCTTACGGCACCCTACCTGGAACTGGTGGAGGAACTATCGTTGCAGGAAATGATCGGCTTCCACACCCGCTTTAAGCCGCTGCGCAAGAACCTGTCAACCCAGAACCTGATCGAAAGGCTGGGATTGCAGAAGTCAAAGCACAAGTTTGTGAAAGATTTTTCTTCCGGCATGAAGCAACGCCTGAAGTTAGGCCTCGCTATTTATTCCGATACCCCATTACTCCTGCTCGACGAGCCTACCACAAACCTGGATCAGGAAGGCATTGCCTGGTACCAGGAGCATATCTTTCTAAACAGGGAAAACAGGCTTATCGTAGTTGGCTCCAACATTGAGCACGAGTATGGTTTCTGCGACCAGCAACTACACATCACCGACTTTCACCCGTTAGCCAGGCGCTAG
- the lpxA gene encoding acyl-ACP--UDP-N-acetylglucosamine O-acyltransferase, whose amino-acid sequence MNQPLAYIHPEAKIAQNVVVEPFVTIHKNVEIGEGTWIGSNAVIMEGARIGKNCKIFPGAVVSSVPQDLKFAGEVTTTHIGDNTVIREFVTVSRGTIDKMKTVIGSNCLIMAYAHVAHDCIVGDYCIIGNAVQMAGHVEVGDHAIISATSAVHQFVKVGTHAFISGGSKVLKDVPPYVKAAREPLSYAGINSVGLRRRGFISEQINEIQQLYRILFMSGLNNTQALDKIDIELTPSKERDEVTNFLRNSGRGIIKSYFSKDAD is encoded by the coding sequence ATGAACCAGCCATTAGCTTACATCCACCCGGAGGCAAAAATTGCCCAGAATGTTGTAGTTGAACCATTTGTTACCATTCATAAAAATGTAGAGATCGGAGAAGGTACCTGGATCGGTTCCAATGCCGTGATTATGGAAGGTGCCCGGATCGGCAAGAACTGCAAGATTTTCCCGGGTGCTGTAGTTTCATCTGTACCACAAGATCTTAAGTTTGCCGGAGAGGTTACCACCACTCATATCGGCGATAATACTGTTATCAGGGAGTTTGTTACCGTTAGCCGTGGTACAATCGATAAAATGAAAACAGTGATAGGCAGCAACTGCCTGATTATGGCTTATGCACACGTAGCGCACGATTGTATTGTAGGCGATTATTGCATTATTGGCAACGCGGTACAAATGGCCGGCCACGTAGAGGTAGGCGACCATGCCATTATCAGCGCGACCAGTGCGGTACACCAGTTTGTAAAAGTAGGTACGCACGCCTTTATCTCCGGAGGTTCTAAAGTTTTAAAAGATGTGCCTCCTTATGTAAAAGCGGCACGGGAGCCTCTTTCGTATGCAGGCATTAATTCTGTTGGCCTACGCCGCAGAGGCTTTATCAGTGAGCAGATTAATGAGATACAACAGCTGTATCGTATTCTGTTTATGAGCGGCCTGAACAATACGCAGGCATTAGATAAAATCGACATCGAACTTACACCGAGCAAAGAACGCGATGAAGTAACCAACTTCCTGCGCAACTCTGGCCGCGGCATTATCAAGAGCTATTTTTCCAAAGATGCGGATTAA
- a CDS encoding bifunctional UDP-3-O-[3-hydroxymyristoyl] N-acetylglucosamine deacetylase/3-hydroxyacyl-ACP dehydratase yields MNQKQHTIKAPVTVSGIGLHTGVVSNMTFKPAPANHWYKFQRIDLPGQPIVNVDVDNVVDLSRGTSIEQNGARVNTVEHTLAALVGLQIDNVLIELDGPEPPIMDGSAIEFVKALLEVGIQEQNALRNYFEIPRGVSYKDEKREVEIVGLPLDDYRLTVMVDYNSPTLGSQHASITQFNQFEEEIAPCRTFCFLHELEALFKQNLIKGGDLDNAIVIVDRIVQEDELSYLSELLNKPKVEVKEEGILNNTELRFKNEPARHKLLDLLGDLALIGRPIKGQILAARPGHAANIGFAKRVKKLIQEASIKAVPTYDPKKPPVMDINQIAATLPHRYPFLLIDKIIHLDETTVTGVKNVTMNEPFFQGHFPGNPVLPGVIQIEAMAQTGGILVLNTVENPEDYWTYFLGIDKCRFKRKVLPGDTIIFKCELLAPIKRGIAKMSGQAFVGGQLVMEAEMSASIVKKDA; encoded by the coding sequence ATGAACCAAAAGCAACATACCATAAAGGCTCCGGTTACGGTTTCGGGCATCGGTCTACATACAGGCGTTGTATCGAACATGACCTTTAAACCTGCTCCTGCTAATCACTGGTATAAGTTTCAGCGTATCGACTTACCAGGTCAGCCTATTGTAAATGTCGATGTAGATAATGTGGTAGATCTATCGCGAGGCACTTCTATTGAACAGAACGGCGCCCGTGTAAACACAGTAGAGCACACCTTAGCTGCACTGGTAGGTTTACAGATAGATAACGTGCTGATTGAATTAGACGGCCCGGAACCTCCGATTATGGATGGCTCGGCTATCGAATTTGTGAAAGCGCTTTTAGAAGTTGGCATACAGGAACAGAACGCACTGCGCAACTATTTCGAAATACCGAGAGGTGTTTCCTACAAAGATGAAAAAAGAGAGGTAGAGATCGTTGGCCTTCCTTTAGACGACTATCGCCTGACAGTGATGGTGGATTACAATTCTCCGACATTAGGCAGCCAGCATGCTTCTATTACCCAGTTCAACCAGTTTGAAGAAGAAATAGCTCCCTGCCGTACCTTCTGCTTTCTGCACGAACTGGAAGCACTTTTCAAGCAAAACCTTATAAAAGGCGGCGACCTGGACAATGCCATCGTAATTGTAGACCGCATTGTGCAGGAGGATGAGCTTTCGTACCTCTCGGAACTGCTAAACAAACCAAAGGTAGAAGTTAAAGAAGAAGGCATTCTGAACAATACAGAACTTCGCTTCAAAAACGAGCCTGCCCGCCACAAGTTGCTGGACCTGCTAGGCGACCTGGCCCTGATCGGGCGCCCTATCAAAGGCCAGATACTGGCCGCCCGCCCGGGACATGCCGCCAATATCGGCTTTGCAAAAAGAGTTAAAAAGCTTATACAGGAAGCAAGCATAAAGGCTGTACCAACATACGACCCCAAAAAGCCTCCTGTTATGGATATCAACCAGATAGCTGCTACTTTACCGCACCGCTATCCATTCCTGCTGATCGATAAAATCATTCATTTAGACGAAACAACGGTTACAGGCGTTAAGAACGTAACCATGAATGAACCGTTCTTCCAGGGGCACTTTCCTGGCAACCCTGTGCTGCCAGGGGTGATCCAGATAGAAGCCATGGCGCAGACAGGTGGTATTCTGGTGTTAAATACTGTAGAAAACCCTGAAGATTACTGGACTTATTTTCTGGGAATAGACAAGTGTCGCTTTAAGCGTAAGGTTCTTCCCGGCGACACTATAATTTTTAAATGTGAATTGCTGGCTCCCATTAAACGTGGTATAGCTAAAATGTCTGGTCAGGCCTTTGTAGGAGGCCAACTGGTAATGGAAGCAGAAATGTCGGCAAGTATAGTAAAAAAAGACGCATGA